Proteins encoded within one genomic window of Dyadobacter chenhuakuii:
- a CDS encoding outer membrane beta-barrel family protein: MKKILLLFFLCLQIGLVQAQTGGRFTLKGVVTDTSGATLPEATVMLLLPKDSSLVNFGRTNKEGAFELKNLKRAQYIFKVSYVGFVPYQETVNPKDGDVTDLGRMKMKVLQQELYEIVIKTARAPLSIRGDTVEFDARAFKVPPGSTVEDLLRKLPGMQVDADGNIKAQGEEVKRVTVDGKRFFGDDPKMATKNLPAEAINKVQVFNGKTEQSKVTGVDDGKREKTVNLELKDSHKKGGFGKAIAGVGTDKRLEGKVSYNRFNDKQQFALLGFGNNTNQSGIARNDYQDFKGSQSFNWGDDGDFGFNSGRYYGGDEITIQPNWGGGGSEGFTKNFAGGANYNYDDKKTKLSTSYFYNQTKAIMDVESRTENFLTNDSYSSIANSKTIGFTGNHRPSLRFEKNIDSLNTIILISNSRINSGDDSFNSFQQSFLNEGNATNQSTVRNVSEYSSFAMANLLIYRHKFMKKGRNFAASVGYNINNGDENKNLRSDNVFFQDSTRNSIINQLNETESTRGNFKGSLSYIEPFAKKFFWETFYNYSMRKDKVDRDVFNVSGTEREVNPFLTRFYSNDFTYNRIGTSVRYSNKGFNVAAGLAGVQFELRGKFAADKAAADFMRVSKSYFTFVPNVSINYDLKNNRYIYAEYGLNVREPSITDLQPIIDNSNPLFITEGNPDLIPSSSHSVYAGYNMFNPATFMNVYIGLSYNYNVNQIVYNRTVNVENLITTTKPINVSGGYSYGTYGGFGFPLKKTKATMNLNASVNLNNNITYINNVENETNTNSYNFGTRLDLTPSDAFTFYGNANWGFSNSEYSINTNQNQKIFNATYGADVNAKGPRDIYFNARFNYRIYKNDQFGFDQKLPILNLSVYKIILKSKKGEIRLTANDVFKKNLGITQNVNQNYYTERKVATLSRYFMLSFTYNMRGVTASVKRNNF, translated from the coding sequence TTGAAAAAAATCCTACTTCTGTTCTTTTTATGTCTTCAAATCGGGCTTGTGCAAGCACAAACCGGAGGACGCTTCACGCTCAAAGGCGTAGTCACAGACACCTCTGGCGCAACCCTGCCCGAAGCTACGGTGATGCTGTTGCTTCCCAAAGATTCATCGCTGGTGAATTTCGGAAGAACCAACAAAGAAGGCGCATTTGAGTTGAAAAACCTGAAACGTGCGCAGTACATTTTCAAAGTCTCTTATGTAGGGTTTGTTCCTTATCAGGAAACAGTCAATCCCAAAGACGGCGATGTAACCGACCTGGGCAGGATGAAAATGAAAGTGCTGCAACAGGAACTCTACGAAATCGTGATCAAAACGGCCCGTGCGCCATTGAGTATCAGGGGCGATACAGTGGAGTTTGATGCCCGCGCGTTTAAAGTGCCGCCTGGGTCAACGGTAGAAGATCTCCTGCGCAAGCTGCCGGGTATGCAGGTGGATGCCGATGGGAACATTAAAGCGCAGGGTGAAGAAGTGAAACGTGTAACCGTCGACGGTAAGCGCTTCTTCGGCGATGATCCTAAAATGGCGACGAAAAATCTGCCGGCCGAAGCCATTAATAAAGTCCAGGTTTTCAATGGTAAAACAGAGCAGTCCAAAGTAACTGGTGTGGACGATGGAAAACGGGAGAAAACGGTGAACCTCGAATTGAAAGACAGCCATAAAAAGGGCGGTTTCGGAAAGGCGATCGCCGGTGTGGGAACCGATAAGCGCCTGGAAGGAAAAGTAAGCTATAACCGCTTTAACGACAAGCAGCAGTTTGCGCTCCTTGGTTTCGGAAACAATACGAACCAATCGGGCATTGCCAGGAACGATTACCAGGATTTTAAGGGAAGCCAGTCATTCAACTGGGGCGATGACGGGGATTTCGGGTTCAACAGCGGCCGTTATTACGGAGGCGATGAGATCACCATTCAGCCCAACTGGGGCGGAGGTGGATCGGAAGGTTTCACGAAGAACTTTGCGGGCGGCGCCAACTATAATTATGACGACAAAAAGACAAAGCTTAGCACCAGCTATTTTTATAACCAGACAAAGGCAATTATGGATGTGGAGTCGCGCACGGAGAATTTCCTGACCAACGATTCCTACAGCTCGATCGCCAATTCCAAAACAATCGGATTTACAGGAAACCACCGTCCAAGCCTGCGTTTTGAAAAGAACATTGATTCGCTGAACACCATTATCCTGATCAGCAATTCACGGATCAACTCGGGGGACGACAGCTTTAACAGTTTTCAGCAGTCGTTCCTGAATGAGGGCAATGCTACTAACCAGTCAACCGTGCGGAATGTAAGCGAATACAGCTCTTTCGCGATGGCTAACCTGCTCATCTATCGCCATAAGTTCATGAAAAAAGGACGGAACTTTGCGGCCAGCGTGGGTTATAACATCAACAATGGCGACGAGAACAAAAACCTTAGATCGGACAATGTTTTCTTCCAGGATTCGACGCGGAACAGCATTATCAACCAGCTGAATGAGACCGAAAGCACGCGCGGCAACTTTAAAGGCAGCTTGTCCTATATCGAGCCTTTTGCCAAGAAATTCTTTTGGGAGACATTCTACAATTACAGCATGCGAAAGGACAAAGTAGACCGCGATGTATTCAACGTTTCCGGCACCGAGCGCGAGGTTAACCCTTTCCTGACCCGTTTTTATTCCAACGATTTTACCTATAACCGCATCGGAACCAGCGTTCGTTACTCCAACAAAGGATTCAATGTCGCTGCCGGGCTTGCCGGTGTGCAGTTCGAGCTCAGAGGAAAATTTGCTGCGGACAAAGCTGCCGCCGATTTTATGCGGGTCAGTAAAAGCTATTTCACCTTTGTGCCTAATGTGTCAATCAATTATGACCTTAAAAACAACCGCTATATCTATGCAGAATACGGTTTGAATGTTCGCGAGCCTTCCATTACCGACTTGCAGCCTATCATTGACAACAGCAATCCGCTGTTCATCACGGAAGGAAATCCGGACCTGATTCCATCGTCGTCACACAGCGTTTATGCGGGCTACAACATGTTCAATCCGGCTACATTTATGAATGTGTATATCGGTCTTTCCTACAATTATAATGTGAATCAGATCGTCTACAACCGCACGGTGAATGTCGAGAACCTGATCACAACTACAAAGCCGATCAACGTTTCAGGCGGTTACAGTTACGGCACTTATGGCGGATTCGGATTTCCGTTGAAGAAAACAAAGGCTACGATGAACCTGAATGCGAGCGTCAATCTGAACAACAACATTACTTACATTAACAACGTTGAAAACGAAACAAATACAAATAGCTATAATTTCGGAACGCGCCTGGATCTGACGCCTAGCGATGCATTTACATTCTATGGAAATGCCAACTGGGGTTTCAGTAACTCGGAATATTCCATCAATACGAATCAAAACCAGAAGATCTTCAATGCGACTTACGGCGCTGATGTGAATGCGAAAGGGCCGAGAGACATTTATTTCAATGCACGTTTCAATTACAGGATTTATAAAAATGACCAGTTTGGCTTTGATCAAAAACTGCCGATCCTCAACTTGTCTGTTTATAAGATCATCTTGAAAAGCAAAAAAGGCGAGATCCGGCTTACTGCCAATGACGTGTTCAAGAAAAACCTAGGGATCACTCAAAATGTCAACCAGAACTATTATACTGAACGAAAAGTGGCGACATTGTCCCGGTATTTCATGCTGAGCTTTACGTATAATATGCGCGGTGTAACGGCTTCTGTGAAACGCAACAACTTCTAA
- a CDS encoding GLPGLI family protein: MKSVSLLIFMLLGFAATAQKTSGEISYERVKTWSRINNRMTFLSKEEKERAATTWANNDEQKQDFVLLFNEKQSYYSYPAKEDLSEGGYSWQKDEYKIYRDFEKEKRTDIIAMLGKTYILEDSLKVPKWKVMNKIKEIAGYMCMMAVTEDTTKGQKITAWFADNIPVSAGPELYSGLPGLILELDINEGDVVITAKEVKMREVKDEEMALPKKMKGKKLDTLKYEQLVAEHIRDSMKAHRNPYWSMPY; encoded by the coding sequence ATGAAATCAGTTAGCTTACTCATATTCATGTTGCTGGGATTTGCCGCAACGGCGCAGAAAACCTCGGGCGAAATCAGTTACGAACGCGTGAAAACCTGGTCACGGATCAATAACCGGATGACCTTTTTAAGCAAGGAAGAAAAGGAACGTGCGGCTACGACATGGGCAAACAATGATGAGCAGAAACAGGATTTTGTCCTGCTGTTCAATGAAAAGCAAAGCTATTACAGCTATCCGGCCAAAGAAGACCTGTCCGAGGGCGGCTATTCGTGGCAGAAAGATGAGTACAAAATATACAGGGATTTTGAAAAGGAAAAGCGGACGGACATCATTGCTATGCTGGGCAAAACTTACATTCTCGAAGATTCCCTGAAAGTGCCCAAATGGAAGGTCATGAATAAGATCAAGGAAATCGCAGGCTATATGTGCATGATGGCCGTGACCGAGGATACAACGAAAGGTCAGAAAATCACAGCCTGGTTTGCAGACAACATTCCCGTTTCCGCTGGTCCGGAGCTTTATTCTGGTTTGCCCGGCCTGATCCTTGAACTGGATATTAATGAAGGCGACGTGGTCATCACGGCCAAGGAAGTGAAAATGAGGGAGGTAAAAGATGAAGAAATGGCGCTTCCCAAGAAGATGAAAGGAAAAAAGCTGGATACACTAAAATATGAACAACTGGTTGCTGAGCATATTCGTGACAGCATGAAAGCGCATCGCAATCCATACTGGTCGATGCCATATTAG
- a CDS encoding OmpA family protein, which translates to MKQTILAVAMLFILGSCASKKKMLSAQKQANEIQIQLDKARADLNDCDSRTAGLNNDLKAKNDELTSKNAKLKELEEQVEFLKKNNNNLLDRMSDLSVISKEGSESIKKSLAMMDAQGMQIRDLNSSIQKKDSLNMALVLNLKRSLADVSDEDVQIEVKKGVVYVSLSDKMLFKSGSSVINTQAESVLSKVAKILNDYKEIEILIEGHTDNVPIATDKVADNWDLSVLRATSVARTLQKKYGVEPVRMIAGGRGEYLPKVANDSAPNRSLNRRTEIIITPKLDQFFNLYTPNAGK; encoded by the coding sequence ATGAAACAAACGATTTTGGCCGTTGCCATGCTTTTTATTCTTGGCTCCTGCGCGAGCAAGAAAAAGATGCTGTCTGCACAGAAACAAGCCAATGAAATCCAGATCCAACTTGACAAAGCGCGTGCTGATCTTAACGATTGCGACAGCAGAACTGCTGGATTAAATAATGATTTGAAGGCCAAAAATGATGAGCTTACCAGCAAAAATGCAAAATTGAAAGAGCTGGAAGAACAAGTTGAATTCCTGAAAAAGAACAACAATAATCTGCTTGACCGCATGTCTGATCTGTCGGTTATCAGCAAGGAAGGTTCGGAAAGCATTAAGAAATCACTTGCTATGATGGACGCACAGGGCATGCAGATCCGCGATCTGAATTCCAGCATCCAGAAAAAAGACTCGCTTAACATGGCGCTTGTATTGAACCTGAAACGTTCATTGGCTGATGTTAGCGATGAAGATGTTCAGATCGAAGTGAAAAAAGGCGTTGTATACGTTTCACTTTCAGACAAGATGTTGTTCAAATCGGGAAGCTCTGTTATCAATACACAAGCTGAGTCGGTGTTGAGCAAAGTTGCCAAGATCCTGAATGACTACAAAGAAATCGAAATCCTGATCGAGGGCCACACGGATAATGTGCCTATCGCAACAGATAAAGTTGCCGACAACTGGGATCTTAGCGTATTGCGTGCTACGTCAGTTGCCCGTACGCTTCAAAAGAAATACGGTGTTGAGCCAGTTCGTATGATTGCTGGCGGCCGTGGCGAATATCTACCCAAAGTGGCAAATGATTCGGCACCTAACCGCAGCCTGAACCGTCGTACTGAAATTATCATTACGCCGAAATTGGATCAATTCTTCAACCTGTACACGCCTAACGCTGGCAAGTAA
- a CDS encoding threonine ammonia-lyase gives MSDTVPNRETIEAAHRLIAPYIHHTPVLTSSFLNELCKAEIFFKCENLQKIGAFKARGGLNAILSLSREQLKNGVTTHSSGNHAQAIAFSAAKVGAKAYIVMPDNSPLVKIKAVEDNGGEITFCKNTPEERERTVQEITKKTGATFIHPFNNYEVIAGQATAAKELMEDSRENLDLIFAPVGGGGLLSGTALAAHYFSPETKVYAGEPEGAADAVLSFRSDKIERAPYIKTIADGLLTYLGDKTFPIIKQHVTDIFTVSDEEIIQSMRFLWERMKLVVEPSGAVPLAAFIKNKDQFEGKKVGIILTGGNVDLGKLPF, from the coding sequence ATGTCTGATACTGTACCAAACAGGGAAACAATTGAGGCGGCGCACAGGCTTATAGCGCCATACATTCACCACACGCCCGTTCTGACTTCCAGCTTCCTGAATGAGCTGTGTAAAGCAGAGATTTTTTTCAAATGTGAAAACTTGCAGAAAATCGGTGCATTCAAGGCCAGGGGAGGGCTTAATGCCATTCTTTCGCTTTCCCGGGAACAGCTGAAAAACGGGGTGACCACGCATTCAAGTGGAAACCATGCGCAGGCGATTGCGTTTTCGGCGGCAAAAGTGGGGGCGAAGGCATACATTGTTATGCCCGATAATTCTCCTTTGGTGAAGATCAAAGCGGTGGAAGATAACGGTGGGGAAATTACTTTTTGTAAAAATACACCCGAAGAAAGAGAGCGCACGGTGCAGGAAATAACCAAGAAAACAGGCGCAACATTTATTCACCCATTCAACAACTACGAAGTGATAGCCGGGCAGGCCACCGCAGCGAAGGAACTGATGGAAGACAGCCGCGAAAATCTGGACCTTATTTTCGCCCCGGTTGGCGGTGGCGGTTTGCTGAGCGGAACTGCATTGGCAGCACATTACTTTTCCCCGGAAACCAAAGTTTACGCAGGCGAGCCCGAAGGCGCAGCGGACGCAGTCCTTTCATTCAGAAGCGATAAGATCGAAAGAGCGCCTTATATTAAGACCATTGCGGACGGGTTGCTGACCTATCTGGGCGACAAAACATTCCCGATCATTAAGCAGCATGTTACCGATATTTTTACGGTTTCCGATGAAGAGATCATTCAGTCGATGCGCTTTTTGTGGGAGCGGATGAAGCTCGTCGTGGAGCCGTCAGGCGCAGTGCCGCTCGCTGCTTTCATTAAAAATAAGGATCAATTTGAAGGGAAAAAGGTAGGGATTATCCTGACCGGTGGAAATGTGGATCTTGGAAAATTGCCATTTTAG